The nucleotide sequence CCTGCGCTTCGTGGCCAACCACACCTATCGCGTGTTCGCGTGGTACCGCATCGCGCTGGGCATCGTGGTGGCGCTGGTGTTGTTCGCGCGTTGACCGCGCGCCGCGCCTAGGCCAATTCCAGGTCGAAGAACTGCAGGCCGTCGCCGTCGATGGCGAGCCAGCCGCCGCGCGGCGGACGCGCGTGGTCGCAATCCCAGTCGGGCAGCACCCAGCGTTCGCGGCGCTTGCCGGCCACGTCCACGACATGGCGCTGGGGCCGATGGGTATGGCCGTGAACCAGCGTGGTGACGCCGGTATCGCGGAACAGGGCCTCTACCGCGCCCGGGTTCACGTCCATGATCTCGGCTTCCTTGGCCTGCGTGGCCGCCTTGCTTTCGCCGCGTGCCTGTTGGGCAAGGGTCAGGCGCTCGGGGATGGACTTGCCCAGGAATTCCTGCTGCCACGCGGGGTCGCGCACCATGGCGCGGAAGGCCTGGTAGGCCTCGTCATCCAGGCAGAGCTCGTCGCCGTGCGTCAGCAGGATCAGGCCGTAGTCGGTCTGGAGCAGGGCGGGCTCCGGCAGCAGCCGCGCCCCCACCGTCTGGGCCAGTTCCTGGCCCATCAGGAAGTCGCGGTTGCCGCGTCCCAGCCACACCGGTATGGCGGCGGCCGTGCGCTTGAGCGCCTGCAGGACGGTCGCCAGCCAGGGCGGCGCCTGGCGGATGACGTCGTCGCCGATCCAGGCATCGAAGATGTCTCCCGGCAGCAGCAGCGCCGAAGCCTCGGCGGCCGCGGCCTCCAGAAAACCCAGGAAGGCTTCCGACGTGGCCGGCGCGGCCGGGCCCAGATGCATGTCGGAAGCCACCCAGATCGTCCCGGGCAGGCTGATCTTATTCAAGGACTTCGGCCTTTTCGATGACCACGTCCTGCGCGGGCACGTTCTGGTGGAAACCGCTGTTGCCCGTCTTGACGGCCTTGATCTTGTCCACCACGTCCGTGCCTTCCGTCACCTTGCCGAACACGGCATAGCCCCAGCCGTTGGCGGTGGGCGCGGTGAAGTTCAGGAAGTCGTTGTCCGCCACGTTGATGAAGAACTGGGCGGTGGCCGATTGGGGGTCGCTGGTGCGTGCCATGGCGACGGTGTACTTGTCGTTCTTCAGGCCATTGTTGGCCTCGTTTTCCACGGGGGCATGGGTTTGTTTCTGCTTCATGCCGGGCTCGAAGCCGCCGCCCTGGATCATGAAGCCGTCAATGACGCGATGGAAAACGGTGTTGTCGTAGAACCCTTCCTTGACGTAGGTCAGGAAGTTCGCCACCGTCTTGGGCGCCTTGTCGGCGTCCAGGGTGATGACAAAAGCGCCGTAGTTCGTCGTCATCTTGACGCGGGGGGAAGAAGCCATGGAGTGTTTACCTTCGGTAGTGTTGGTGGAGGTCGCGCCGGACGGCGCGGCGCCGGCGGCCGCCGGCAGGATCGCGGCTAGCGCCACGCCGCATGCCGCATAGCGCAGCACGCGCAGTACAGAAGCTGAAAACGTCATTGTCTGGTCGGTTCCTTCAGCAGATTGTCGACGGCGCGGGCCTTGTTGCCGCTGCCCGTAATGCCGAGCTTCGCGGCTTCGCCATAGGATCGCTTGGCCTGGGCCAACTGTACGTCGGCCAGGTTGGCGCGGGCCGCCGGGTAATTCGGGTCGGCCCGCAAGGCGTTGCGCAGGGCCGTCTCGGCCCGGTCGATCTCGCCACGCTTGGCGTAGATCACCGCCATGTTATTCCATGGTTCGGGCAGCTCCGGGTAACGAGACGTCATGTCCTCGTAGATATCCAGGGCTTCCTGCTCGCGTCCGAGCGCGTCCAGCACGCGCGCGTGCTGGAATTCCAGCTGGACGTCCGTGCCGCCGGGGGGCGCCGGATCGCGCGTTTCGGCCAGGCGCTTTTCGATCATGGCCAGCGCTTCCTGGTTGCGGCCCGTGGTGATCAGTTTCTCGATATGGTCCGTGATCTGCGACGGCGTGGGCTGCAGGCGCGTGTCCACGCCCGGCTTGGCGGCTTCCAGCAGGCGCGCCAGCGCATCCCATCCGCCTTCGGGCGGCGGCTCGTCCAGCGTGGTCGCATTGGCATTGCGGCCGGGGCTTGCGGAGCCGCCCGGCATGCCCTGGGCCTGGGCCCCGCCCAAGGGCAGGGCGAGCAGGACGGCCGCCAGCAGGGCGGGAAGAAATCGTGTCTTGATGGTCACAGGGATTTCCGTGTATGCCCGACCCCACGTGGTGGGCGCGCGATCAGGCCGCTTGCTATACTTGACGACCGCCATTTTAGCCTTGGTTCAGTTTCGGGGGCGGGTGTCCTGGTGCCCCCGGGGCTCGGCGCCTGTCCGGGGCCGGTTTCCTGCCCGGATCGCGTCCAGGACCGCCTGGCGGCGCGCCATGGCGCCACGCAGCGCAGGTCGACGGACGCGAGAACGGCGCCCCGATACCGGCTCTTCACTTTCATTTCTATGCTGCACATCTACGATTCCCTATCGCGCACGAAAGTCCCCTTTACGCCGGTCGAAGCCGGGCGGGTGCGCATGTATGTGTGCGGCATGACGGTCTACGATTACTGCCACCTGGGCCATGCCCGGATGCTGGTCGGCTTCGACGTCGTCCAGCGCTGGCTGCGGGCCAGCGGCCTGCAGGTGGATTACGTCCGCAATATCACCGACATCGACGACAAGATCATCCGCCGCGCGGTCCAGACCAACCGCCGCATCGGCGAGGTCACCGCGTTCTT is from Bordetella bronchialis and encodes:
- a CDS encoding peptidylprolyl isomerase, with the translated sequence MASSPRVKMTTNYGAFVITLDADKAPKTVANFLTYVKEGFYDNTVFHRVIDGFMIQGGGFEPGMKQKQTHAPVENEANNGLKNDKYTVAMARTSDPQSATAQFFINVADNDFLNFTAPTANGWGYAVFGKVTEGTDVVDKIKAVKTGNSGFHQNVPAQDVVIEKAEVLE
- a CDS encoding UDP-2,3-diacylglucosamine diphosphatase; its protein translation is MNKISLPGTIWVASDMHLGPAAPATSEAFLGFLEAAAAEASALLLPGDIFDAWIGDDVIRQAPPWLATVLQALKRTAAAIPVWLGRGNRDFLMGQELAQTVGARLLPEPALLQTDYGLILLTHGDELCLDDEAYQAFRAMVRDPAWQQEFLGKSIPERLTLAQQARGESKAATQAKEAEIMDVNPGAVEALFRDTGVTTLVHGHTHRPQRHVVDVAGKRRERWVLPDWDCDHARPPRGGWLAIDGDGLQFFDLELA
- a CDS encoding tetratricopeptide repeat protein; this encodes MTIKTRFLPALLAAVLLALPLGGAQAQGMPGGSASPGRNANATTLDEPPPEGGWDALARLLEAAKPGVDTRLQPTPSQITDHIEKLITTGRNQEALAMIEKRLAETRDPAPPGGTDVQLEFQHARVLDALGREQEALDIYEDMTSRYPELPEPWNNMAVIYAKRGEIDRAETALRNALRADPNYPAARANLADVQLAQAKRSYGEAAKLGITGSGNKARAVDNLLKEPTRQ